A single window of Candidatus Flexicrinis affinis DNA harbors:
- the mvaD gene encoding diphosphomevalonate decarboxylase, whose translation MNRTATARAHPNIAFIKYWGNADERLRIPSNGSLSMNLDGLYTETRVTWLNDAEHDSLTLNGQPTSGPALDRVSRHVDHLRERLGLTGRVDVQSQNNFPMGAGIASSASSFAALTVAAVAAAGITLPERELSALARLGSGSASRSVPGGYVEWVAGETDQSSYAFSIAGPDHWDLVDVVAVISDAHKDVGSREGHAVAATSEFQSERVSTANGRIDTCRAALLERNFTQLAQVVEHDSDMMHAVMMTSSPPLFYWLPGSLELMAAVRRWRSEGLQVCYTLDAGPNVHCITTSRDADEVERRVQSLVSVHTTLRAGVGGPALVVG comes from the coding sequence GTGAATCGTACCGCGACTGCGCGCGCGCATCCGAATATCGCGTTCATCAAGTACTGGGGCAATGCCGACGAGCGGCTTCGAATCCCGTCGAACGGCTCGCTCAGCATGAACCTCGACGGCCTCTACACTGAGACGCGTGTCACGTGGTTGAACGATGCGGAGCATGATAGCTTGACTCTCAACGGGCAGCCGACTTCCGGTCCTGCGCTGGATCGCGTCAGCCGTCACGTTGATCATTTGCGTGAGCGGCTTGGGCTGACGGGTAGGGTAGACGTACAGTCGCAGAACAATTTCCCGATGGGGGCAGGTATCGCGTCCTCTGCATCGTCATTCGCAGCGTTGACGGTTGCGGCCGTTGCGGCAGCCGGTATCACGCTGCCGGAACGCGAATTGAGTGCCCTTGCACGCTTGGGCTCGGGTTCGGCATCGCGTTCAGTGCCGGGCGGATATGTGGAATGGGTTGCAGGTGAAACCGATCAGTCGTCGTATGCATTCAGCATTGCCGGGCCGGACCACTGGGACTTAGTCGATGTGGTTGCGGTGATATCGGACGCACATAAGGATGTTGGATCGCGCGAGGGGCACGCAGTCGCGGCGACAAGCGAGTTTCAGAGCGAGCGTGTTTCGACAGCGAATGGCCGCATCGATACGTGCCGCGCAGCCCTACTTGAGCGCAACTTCACGCAGCTTGCGCAGGTCGTGGAGCACGACTCCGACATGATGCACGCGGTGATGATGACGAGCAGTCCGCCGTTGTTCTATTGGCTTCCCGGTTCGCTTGAACTGATGGCGGCCGTCCGGCGTTGGCGTTCTGAAGGGCTGCAAGTGTGTTATACGCTAGACGCCGGACCGAATGTTCACTGCATCACGACATCGCGCGACGCCGACGAGGTCGAACGCCGCGTGCAATCACTGGTGAGCGTACACACGACGCTGCGTGCAGGCGTAGGCGGTCCGGCGCTTGTCGTAGGCTAA
- a CDS encoding decaprenyl-phosphate phosphoribosyltransferase: MPVLIALLRTMRPKQWTKNVLFVYPALIADGQMFLAVPFLRVTAACALLCLIAGAVYILNDLVDIESDRQHPRKRLRPLPSGELPTSIARAAAIVFPVVGLIVAYLLDWRLSVVLGAYYILQLFYIFWLKHVVLVDIMALTAGFVLRVVAGVVVIEVTRFSPWLYVCLGLLAMFLSVAKRRQELILLGDDASAVRKTYGDYSLPLLDELLRITATSTFIAYTLYTIETPSPLLAQTNLALATVPFVMYGLFRYLYLIYVRGESAPPDEVLLKDRALQIDIALYALAFAVILYVVPR; this comes from the coding sequence TTGCCTGTCCTGATCGCGCTGCTTCGAACGATGCGGCCCAAGCAGTGGACCAAGAACGTCCTGTTCGTGTATCCAGCGTTGATCGCCGATGGTCAGATGTTCTTGGCGGTTCCGTTTCTGCGCGTGACGGCGGCGTGTGCGCTGTTGTGCCTGATCGCGGGCGCCGTATACATCCTCAACGATCTCGTCGATATTGAGAGCGACCGTCAGCATCCACGCAAGCGATTGCGGCCCCTACCCTCCGGCGAGCTTCCCACGTCTATCGCGCGCGCTGCAGCTATCGTGTTCCCTGTTGTAGGCTTGATCGTCGCCTACCTTCTCGACTGGCGCCTGAGTGTCGTTCTTGGCGCGTACTACATCCTGCAGTTGTTCTATATCTTCTGGCTCAAGCATGTGGTCCTCGTCGACATCATGGCGTTGACGGCCGGGTTCGTTCTGCGTGTGGTGGCTGGAGTCGTGGTCATCGAAGTCACGCGGTTTTCACCATGGCTTTACGTCTGCCTAGGTCTTCTCGCCATGTTTCTGTCCGTCGCCAAGCGTCGGCAGGAACTCATTCTGTTGGGAGACGATGCCAGCGCGGTAAGAAAGACCTATGGCGACTACTCTCTGCCGCTGCTCGATGAACTACTGCGCATCACAGCCACAAGTACGTTTATCGCCTACACGCTCTATACGATAGAAACCCCATCTCCCTTACTTGCGCAGACCAATCTGGCGCTCGCCACTGTGCCATTCGTAATGTACGGCTTGTTCCGGTACCTGTATCTCATCTACGTGCGGGGCGAGAGTGCTCCTCCTGACGAGGTCTTGCTCAAGGATCGTGCGCTCCAAATCGATATTGCGCTTTATGCACTGGCATTCGCAGTCATTCTCTATGTCGTCCCGCGATAA
- the rseP gene encoding RIP metalloprotease RseP: MFDFLLGSDLLSSLVAFGLVLIPAVIVHEFGHLLAAKAVGITILEFGIGYPPKIARLFRWRETDFTLNLIPLGGFVRPLGEDMIKTLSEAETDAARAELAAIEPSRLPTKTKTVNETKPLSRIVFMAAGAIANVLAALVVFVIIGLIGVDQPIGEAYVAGNVTSDSPLYAIAEGDEFVIETVNGAPYQSLEELLAVLESENQPVTLGVLVRPIEDGPVEHREIELALTDQERTDLRDFRSRLVVGSIQSNSPAFDAGLQLEDAIIGIAGVDLQTSSDPFSILQEINRESAGTPVSLTVLRDDEEVTLNVTPRLNPAPGQGYLGAGVTVDVYSIGLGASLYTAGPLTQVVPLSLPDAIVYGVTEIRNVFDAILGLPARLLSGDAAPEEGRVISIVGISQIGGSFLQDSIETGSPTRILSFIALVNIALGLTNLLPLPPLDGGRILFILIEILRGKPLSQRREEAIMIIGMLFLLAIGIVVIVQDIREPILNLLPR, encoded by the coding sequence ATGTTTGATTTTCTCCTCGGAAGCGACCTTCTATCGTCACTCGTAGCGTTCGGGCTCGTCCTGATCCCCGCAGTGATCGTGCATGAGTTTGGGCATCTGCTTGCGGCCAAGGCCGTAGGCATTACGATTCTCGAGTTTGGAATCGGATATCCGCCGAAGATCGCGCGCCTGTTCCGCTGGCGTGAGACCGACTTCACGCTCAACCTGATTCCGCTCGGCGGGTTTGTCCGGCCACTTGGCGAGGACATGATCAAGACGTTGAGCGAGGCGGAGACTGATGCCGCGCGCGCAGAACTTGCGGCGATAGAACCAAGTCGACTGCCTACGAAGACCAAAACCGTGAACGAGACCAAGCCATTGAGCCGGATCGTGTTCATGGCGGCGGGGGCGATTGCAAATGTTCTCGCGGCGCTGGTCGTGTTCGTGATTATCGGGTTGATCGGGGTCGATCAACCGATTGGCGAAGCATATGTCGCCGGTAACGTGACCTCGGATAGCCCCCTATACGCGATCGCCGAGGGAGACGAATTCGTCATCGAGACAGTAAACGGGGCGCCGTATCAGTCGCTGGAGGAGCTTCTCGCAGTTCTCGAATCCGAGAATCAGCCTGTCACTTTGGGCGTTTTAGTTCGCCCGATCGAAGACGGACCCGTCGAACACCGCGAAATCGAACTCGCACTGACTGATCAAGAACGCACGGATCTTCGAGACTTCCGGAGCCGGCTCGTGGTAGGATCGATCCAATCCAACTCGCCTGCGTTCGATGCCGGGCTGCAGCTCGAAGACGCGATTATCGGTATCGCCGGGGTCGATCTACAGACCAGCAGCGACCCGTTCAGCATATTGCAGGAAATCAATCGTGAGAGCGCAGGCACGCCCGTTTCCCTGACGGTACTGCGTGACGACGAAGAGGTAACGCTGAACGTGACACCGCGCCTCAATCCTGCGCCCGGACAAGGTTACCTCGGTGCGGGGGTTACGGTAGACGTGTACTCGATCGGTCTAGGTGCAAGCCTGTATACGGCCGGGCCACTAACGCAGGTCGTGCCGCTATCGCTGCCAGACGCCATCGTCTACGGCGTTACCGAAATCCGCAACGTGTTCGATGCAATTTTGGGCCTTCCGGCGCGATTGTTGTCCGGTGATGCAGCGCCTGAAGAAGGCCGTGTGATCAGCATTGTCGGGATTAGCCAAATCGGCGGGTCGTTCCTCCAGGACAGTATCGAGACCGGGTCGCCTACGCGTATTCTCAGCTTCATCGCGCTGGTCAACATCGCGCTTGGCCTGACCAATTTGCTTCCGCTGCCGCCCCTAGACGGTGGCCGAATCCTGTTCATCCTGATCGAAATTCTCCGCGGCAAGCCGCTTTCGCAGCGCCGCGAGGAAGCAATCATGATTATCGGGATGCTTTTCCTACTCGCAATCGGTATCGTGGTCATCGTACAGGATATCCGCGAGCCGATTCTCAACCTACTTCCGAGGTAG
- a CDS encoding HEAT repeat domain-containing protein, with amino-acid sequence MGLKDEIRPVGPSFTQTLALVMQLEPGQMIPPTIVQGLSELLPTQIIDMYPVWESLTAEVKRDLMTALIEASETDFATDFALLGIMALDDSDADVRCLAIDLCVHVTSQRHAEILLEMAQNDEAETVRAGAIRALGAFVLEGEFGKLDAALNDSVVDYLLRVAASNESGPLVRSRAIESLGYSSHPRVAKQISRAYESGEPMLKTASIFAMGVSSDARWRDHVIHELERGTTEDRYEAARAAGELELAEAVRPLSEIALAEERQLAGAAIWSLGEIGGKEAVRVLEALAERAGADEDDDLLDMIEDALDSANAAAGLIPGFETSDDE; translated from the coding sequence ATGGGACTGAAAGACGAAATTCGCCCGGTTGGGCCCAGCTTCACACAGACGCTCGCGCTAGTCATGCAGCTTGAACCGGGACAGATGATCCCGCCGACGATTGTGCAGGGATTGAGCGAACTGCTCCCGACGCAGATCATCGACATGTACCCGGTTTGGGAGTCATTGACGGCCGAGGTAAAACGCGACTTGATGACGGCGTTGATCGAAGCCAGTGAAACGGACTTCGCGACCGACTTCGCACTGCTCGGTATTATGGCCCTCGACGATAGCGACGCTGACGTACGCTGCCTCGCTATCGATCTATGCGTCCATGTGACGAGCCAGCGTCATGCCGAGATACTGCTTGAAATGGCCCAGAATGACGAGGCGGAGACTGTCCGTGCCGGCGCCATCCGTGCACTTGGCGCCTTCGTCCTGGAGGGCGAATTCGGGAAACTCGACGCAGCCTTGAACGACTCCGTCGTGGACTATTTGCTGCGCGTCGCAGCAAGCAACGAAAGCGGGCCCCTCGTGCGAAGCCGTGCGATTGAGTCGCTCGGTTACAGCAGCCACCCACGCGTCGCCAAGCAGATTTCGAGGGCGTACGAGTCCGGTGAACCGATGCTCAAGACCGCATCGATTTTCGCTATGGGAGTGAGCAGTGATGCCCGCTGGCGCGATCATGTGATTCATGAGCTCGAGCGCGGAACCACCGAAGATCGATACGAAGCGGCACGCGCTGCCGGTGAACTTGAGCTTGCAGAGGCTGTCCGTCCGTTGTCCGAGATCGCATTGGCCGAGGAACGGCAGCTTGCCGGCGCGGCGATATGGTCGCTGGGCGAAATCGGCGGCAAGGAGGCTGTCCGGGTGCTTGAGGCACTCGCCGAGCGCGCAGGCGCTGACGAAGACGACGACTTGCTCGACATGATTGAAGACGCGCTAGACAGCGCGAACGCAGCAGCAGGCCTAATTCCCGGATTCGAAACGTCGGACGACGAGTAA
- the hflX gene encoding GTPase HflX, whose protein sequence is MPNLHEVVRFEVERAILVAAMERGSRPLMSMQDSLSELALLASTAGINVVGQTTQVLRQIEPATFIGSGKLEEVRDLLVAMDARVLIFDDELSPRHQREIEERLRPSIPEVKVIDRSALILDIFAQHAQTREGSLQVELAQYEYRMPRLTRQWTHLARQGGGKGAAAGVGLRGPGETQLEVDRREMSRKIAKLKQELEIVRGHRGRQRSQRSRSGVPVVALVGYTNAGKSTLLNALTDAHAFVADQLFATLDPTTRKLELPSGRQAVLTDTVGFIQKLPTTLIAAFRATLEEVAEADLLLHVIDVTHPNVAEHFEAVEDTLAEIDVPPIPRILVFNKADRWHGAELPFNAHEIGYSSAVLVSAVAGSGLDELREAIDHGLATASHTLHLRFPYDRGDLVSLAYEHATVLTREDKADGVHLTARMPAAFAEQLKEHEVRS, encoded by the coding sequence ATGCCTAACTTGCACGAGGTCGTGCGATTTGAAGTCGAGCGGGCCATCCTCGTGGCCGCGATGGAACGTGGTTCGCGCCCGCTAATGTCTATGCAAGACTCGCTGTCCGAATTGGCTTTGCTGGCCTCGACAGCGGGAATCAACGTGGTTGGTCAGACCACGCAGGTCCTGCGTCAGATTGAGCCGGCAACGTTCATCGGCTCGGGAAAGCTCGAAGAAGTCAGGGACTTGCTCGTGGCTATGGACGCCCGTGTCCTGATCTTTGACGACGAGCTTTCTCCGCGCCATCAGCGCGAGATCGAGGAGCGACTGCGCCCGTCCATACCCGAGGTCAAAGTCATCGACCGGTCAGCCCTCATACTCGATATCTTCGCCCAACACGCCCAAACGCGGGAGGGTTCGCTTCAGGTCGAGCTGGCGCAGTACGAGTACCGCATGCCACGCCTCACCCGGCAATGGACACACCTCGCCCGGCAAGGTGGCGGCAAGGGAGCGGCGGCAGGCGTCGGTCTTCGCGGGCCCGGCGAAACGCAGCTTGAGGTTGATCGTCGCGAAATGTCGCGCAAGATTGCCAAGCTGAAGCAAGAACTGGAGATCGTACGCGGTCACCGCGGCAGGCAGCGCAGTCAACGGTCGCGCTCTGGTGTGCCGGTCGTGGCACTGGTCGGTTACACCAATGCGGGCAAGTCGACACTGCTCAATGCGTTGACTGACGCGCACGCGTTCGTGGCAGATCAACTTTTTGCGACACTGGACCCGACAACCCGCAAACTCGAACTTCCTTCAGGACGGCAAGCGGTGCTGACCGACACCGTGGGCTTCATTCAGAAGCTGCCAACCACGCTTATCGCGGCGTTTCGTGCCACGCTCGAAGAAGTCGCCGAGGCGGACCTCCTGCTCCACGTTATCGACGTCACACACCCAAATGTCGCGGAGCACTTCGAGGCTGTAGAAGACACACTCGCGGAGATAGATGTCCCGCCTATTCCGCGCATACTCGTCTTCAACAAAGCGGACCGGTGGCACGGCGCCGAACTCCCGTTTAACGCTCACGAGATCGGCTATTCCTCCGCAGTCCTCGTGAGTGCGGTCGCCGGTAGTGGTTTGGATGAACTGCGTGAAGCGATCGATCACGGGTTGGCCACGGCATCCCACACCTTGCACCTTCGCTTCCCGTACGACCGTGGCGATCTGGTGTCACTCGCGTATGAACACGCGACGGTACTGACGCGGGAAGACAAGGCAGATGGGGTACACTTAACCGCACGAATGCCCGCGGCATTCGCCGAACAGTTGAAGGAACACGAGGTCAGATCATGA
- the trmFO gene encoding methylenetetrahydrofolate--tRNA-(uracil(54)-C(5))-methyltransferase (FADH(2)-oxidizing) TrmFO, with amino-acid sequence MVEPVVVIGGGLAGSEAAWQLAQRGYDVTLYEMRPVRTTGAHVSDRLAELVCSNSLGSNLPDRATGVLLNELRTLKSLLIHAAETSAVPAGGALAVDREMFAEHVTSALKRHPKIEIVREEVTTIPSGPAIIATGPLTSPALAQALIALTGEEHLYFYDAISPIVTAESIDMSIAFRASRYDRGDDDYINCPMNADEYRTFVEAVRNAETSTLRDFEREDPHFFEGCVPIEQLAKRGDDTLAYGPMRPVGLRDPRTGKRPAAVVQLRRDNIAGSLYNIVGFQTNIKWGAQEQILRLIPGLAEAEFVRMGQMHRNTFVNSPKLLGPTMQLRTRDDLYLAGQITGIEGYAGNIATGLLAAINLHRSGSGLEPFVLPITTMLGALAHYISSAEPKHFQPMKANFGILPELDERVRGKRDRYAAYAERAKADLDRCIRAAHDPKLLDELPDHSVPVTY; translated from the coding sequence ATGGTTGAACCAGTAGTAGTAATCGGCGGTGGACTCGCCGGTTCTGAGGCGGCGTGGCAGCTCGCCCAACGCGGCTATGATGTCACCCTCTACGAGATGCGCCCCGTCCGGACTACCGGCGCGCACGTCAGCGACCGCCTCGCGGAGTTGGTATGCTCGAATTCGCTCGGTTCGAACCTCCCGGACCGCGCCACGGGCGTGCTGCTCAACGAGCTGCGCACACTGAAATCGCTGCTCATACACGCGGCTGAAACGAGCGCCGTGCCGGCGGGTGGCGCACTCGCGGTGGACCGCGAGATGTTCGCCGAACATGTCACGTCGGCACTCAAGAGACACCCGAAAATCGAGATAGTCCGCGAAGAGGTAACCACCATCCCGTCTGGCCCGGCGATCATCGCTACCGGACCGCTCACCTCCCCTGCACTGGCGCAGGCACTCATCGCTCTTACCGGGGAAGAGCACCTCTACTTCTACGACGCGATATCGCCTATCGTAACCGCCGAGTCGATCGACATGTCGATCGCGTTCCGGGCGAGCCGCTACGATCGTGGCGATGACGACTATATCAACTGCCCGATGAACGCAGACGAGTACAGGACGTTTGTTGAAGCCGTACGAAACGCCGAGACCAGCACGCTCCGCGATTTTGAACGTGAAGATCCGCACTTCTTCGAAGGCTGTGTGCCTATCGAGCAGTTAGCGAAGCGCGGAGACGATACGCTGGCTTATGGGCCAATGCGTCCGGTCGGACTGCGGGATCCGCGAACAGGAAAACGGCCTGCCGCGGTCGTACAGCTGCGCCGCGACAATATCGCTGGGAGCCTGTACAACATTGTCGGCTTCCAGACCAATATCAAATGGGGCGCACAAGAGCAGATACTCCGCCTCATCCCCGGGCTCGCAGAAGCTGAGTTCGTACGTATGGGACAGATGCATCGCAACACGTTTGTCAATTCGCCCAAGCTGCTCGGTCCGACCATGCAGCTGAGAACGCGTGACGACCTCTATCTGGCGGGCCAGATCACAGGCATCGAGGGCTACGCTGGAAACATCGCCACAGGCTTGTTGGCTGCAATAAACCTGCACCGATCCGGATCTGGCCTCGAGCCGTTTGTGCTGCCCATTACGACGATGCTTGGCGCGCTTGCGCACTACATTTCCAGCGCCGAACCAAAGCACTTCCAACCGATGAAGGCGAACTTCGGCATCCTGCCCGAGCTCGACGAACGAGTTCGAGGCAAGCGCGATCGCTACGCCGCCTATGCCGAACGGGCAAAGGCCGACCTCGACAGATGTATCCGGGCAGCGCATGACCCGAAACTCTTGGACGAGCTTCCCGACCACTCGGTTCCAGTTACTTACTAA
- the mvk gene encoding mevalonate kinase → MSSRDKSPNASAPGKVILLGEHAVVYGQPAIAFPVSALRTRVTVDVADQLRVTSAIWDRSYQIADVAMHADPVYSAISLTAEALGIPIPIRHYTIESDIPAASGLGSGAALSTALGRSVALAAGIDIDPAVLNDVVFEVERLYHGTPSGIDNTVVVYEQPVYFVRGHPIQRLHVRGEYTFVVADTGIRAPTRESVADVRALMVTQPAATTAAVSAIGELATRTRDALAVGDSRDVGNCMNQNHSLLQQLTVSSPELDRLVQAAIDAGAIGAKLSGGGRGGNMIALVASDTAPAVEAALRAAGAAHAFVTVLRTGTEVAPR, encoded by the coding sequence ATGTCGTCCCGCGATAAGTCCCCTAACGCCAGCGCTCCCGGCAAGGTGATCTTGTTGGGTGAGCATGCCGTCGTGTACGGTCAGCCAGCGATTGCGTTTCCCGTGTCGGCACTGCGGACGCGGGTAACCGTCGATGTTGCGGATCAACTCCGCGTTACCTCTGCGATATGGGACCGGTCATATCAGATTGCCGACGTTGCGATGCATGCCGACCCGGTGTACTCGGCCATCAGCCTGACGGCGGAAGCTCTCGGAATCCCTATCCCTATTCGCCACTACACCATCGAGTCCGATATACCTGCAGCAAGTGGCCTCGGAAGTGGAGCGGCGCTGTCAACTGCGCTCGGGCGTTCCGTCGCCCTAGCGGCTGGCATCGACATCGATCCGGCGGTGCTCAATGACGTCGTCTTCGAGGTCGAGCGTCTCTATCACGGGACGCCGAGCGGTATCGATAATACGGTCGTCGTGTACGAACAGCCCGTCTACTTCGTAAGAGGTCATCCGATCCAACGCCTTCACGTGCGGGGAGAGTACACGTTCGTCGTAGCCGATACAGGCATTCGTGCGCCTACGCGCGAGTCCGTCGCGGACGTTCGCGCGCTCATGGTGACTCAGCCGGCAGCAACAACAGCCGCCGTTTCCGCAATCGGCGAACTCGCAACGCGCACGCGGGATGCGCTAGCGGTCGGCGATAGTCGGGATGTGGGCAATTGCATGAACCAGAATCACTCCTTGCTCCAGCAGCTTACCGTGTCATCGCCGGAACTGGATCGCCTTGTACAGGCCGCGATCGACGCGGGGGCGATCGGTGCGAAACTCTCGGGAGGAGGGCGCGGCGGAAACATGATCGCGCTCGTCGCCTCAGACACCGCCCCTGCAGTCGAGGCTGCTCTTCGTGCCGCAGGTGCGGCGCACGCGTTTGTGACCGTGCTGCGCACAGGTACGGAGGTCGCGCCACGATGA
- a CDS encoding aminotransferase class I/II-fold pyridoxal phosphate-dependent enzyme, whose protein sequence is MTQPANRLDRLPAYVFAVIGDRLRAMQAAGVDVIRLDIGSPDAPPPENVIQRLAQAALDPNMHGYSGYRGHPAFRQAVARYYQRRFGVTINPDTEVLPLLGSKEGIVNLTLAFCDTGDAVLIPSVGYPSYMQSARLAGADIEWAPIDVENGYLADLSRVSDAAARRSKILWLNYPNNPTGAVAPFDYLQDAVAWSASHDVLLAFDNPYCEVTFDGYVAPSIMQVDGAKETAVEFISLSKSHNMAGWRLGAAVGSKQAIDTLLKVKSNFDSGHFNAVYLAGQTALDDTPQSWIDARNHTYQLRRDKLVAALPEIGLRGDTPKATLYVWATPDKLNASEYVEKALVEAHVSLAGGAAYGPDGTDWIRFSIGVPDDQFDDAIRRLKEWYAAQYA, encoded by the coding sequence ATGACTCAACCGGCAAACCGTCTCGACCGCCTCCCCGCCTATGTGTTTGCAGTGATCGGGGACCGGTTGCGGGCGATGCAGGCCGCTGGTGTCGATGTCATTCGATTGGACATTGGTAGCCCGGATGCTCCACCGCCAGAAAATGTGATCCAGCGGCTGGCACAAGCCGCGCTTGACCCGAATATGCATGGTTACTCGGGCTACCGTGGCCATCCGGCGTTCCGACAGGCCGTCGCTCGCTACTACCAACGGCGCTTCGGAGTGACGATAAACCCTGACACCGAAGTACTGCCCCTGCTGGGAAGCAAGGAGGGGATCGTCAACCTGACCCTCGCCTTCTGCGATACTGGCGACGCCGTACTGATCCCATCTGTCGGTTACCCGTCGTATATGCAGAGCGCCCGTCTGGCTGGGGCCGACATCGAATGGGCACCGATCGATGTCGAAAACGGTTATCTCGCAGACCTGAGTCGCGTGAGCGATGCTGCGGCACGGCGTTCGAAGATTCTTTGGCTCAACTACCCGAACAACCCGACCGGCGCAGTTGCCCCCTTCGATTACCTGCAAGATGCCGTCGCATGGAGTGCATCCCACGATGTCCTTCTCGCGTTCGACAATCCCTACTGCGAGGTCACGTTCGATGGCTATGTCGCGCCGAGCATCATGCAGGTCGATGGCGCGAAAGAGACGGCTGTCGAGTTCATCTCGCTGTCAAAGAGCCACAACATGGCCGGGTGGCGGCTTGGTGCCGCCGTTGGCAGCAAACAGGCAATCGACACGCTGCTCAAGGTGAAGAGCAACTTTGACAGCGGGCATTTCAACGCCGTTTACCTCGCCGGCCAGACGGCGCTTGATGACACACCCCAATCGTGGATCGATGCCCGCAATCACACATATCAACTGCGCCGCGACAAACTCGTGGCCGCGTTGCCCGAGATCGGTCTGCGTGGCGACACGCCGAAAGCTACGCTTTATGTGTGGGCGACGCCGGACAAGCTCAACGCCTCGGAATATGTCGAGAAGGCACTGGTCGAAGCCCACGTTTCGCTGGCAGGCGGGGCGGCGTACGGCCCGGACGGAACGGATTGGATCCGATTCAGCATCGGAGTGCCAGATGATCAGTTCGACGATGCTATCCGGCGGTTAAAGGAGTGGTACGCAGCACAATATGCCTAA
- a CDS encoding isopentenyl phosphate kinase family protein produces MTTLLKLGGSLITDKRGEKAYRQDVMRRIAHEVKRANDSFATRLVIGHGSGSFGHVPASKYGTISGVHSDEEWRGFAEVARVASELNELVTAELWNAGLSAMRMQPSASIIAHDGVPVQMDIAVISHALDHGLIPVVHGDVAFDEVRGGTIVSTESLFTYLADRLAVTSIILAGEVPGVLDDVGQVIKRITPGIAGGVAHLLGGSTGTDVTGGMLTKVTDMLRLVTQYPSLRIQIVNGLETDAIFRALVGNYDGGTVIVADSGA; encoded by the coding sequence ATGACAACTTTGCTCAAGCTCGGCGGTTCGCTGATCACTGATAAGCGTGGCGAAAAAGCGTACCGTCAGGATGTGATGCGGCGAATCGCACATGAGGTCAAACGGGCCAACGACAGTTTCGCGACACGGCTTGTCATCGGCCACGGCAGCGGGTCGTTCGGGCACGTACCTGCCAGTAAGTATGGCACGATCAGCGGCGTGCATTCTGACGAGGAGTGGCGTGGTTTCGCAGAAGTCGCCCGCGTTGCGTCTGAGCTCAACGAGCTTGTCACGGCGGAATTATGGAATGCGGGCTTGTCGGCCATGCGGATGCAGCCCTCCGCGTCGATCATTGCGCACGACGGCGTGCCCGTGCAAATGGACATTGCGGTAATTTCACACGCCCTCGACCACGGTCTGATTCCGGTCGTCCATGGCGATGTGGCGTTTGACGAGGTGCGCGGCGGGACAATCGTCTCGACCGAGTCGTTGTTCACGTACTTGGCCGACCGGCTTGCCGTGACGTCGATCATACTCGCTGGGGAAGTGCCGGGCGTGCTTGACGACGTCGGGCAGGTCATCAAGCGAATCACCCCGGGTATCGCGGGCGGCGTTGCGCATCTTTTAGGCGGAAGCACCGGGACCGACGTAACGGGCGGAATGCTGACCAAGGTGACCGACATGCTTCGGCTTGTCACGCAGTATCCGTCTCTGCGAATTCAGATTGTCAACGGGTTGGAGACTGACGCCATATTTCGCGCGCTGGTCGGGAACTACGACGGCGGCACGGTTATCGTTGCCGACTCAGGCGCCTAG